In Procambarus clarkii isolate CNS0578487 chromosome 89, FALCON_Pclarkii_2.0, whole genome shotgun sequence, the DNA window CGGCCCATGGGCTGGTCCGTGGGCCGGCCCATGGGCTGGTCCGTGGGCCGGCCCGTGGGCTGGTCCGTGGGCCGGCCCGTGGGCTGGTCCGTGGGCCGGCCCATGGGCTGGTCCGTGGGCCGGCCCGTGGGCTGGTCCGTGGGCCGGCCCGTGGGCTGGTCCGTGGGCCGGCCCATGGGCTGGTCCGTGGGCCGGCCCATGGGCTGGTCCGTGGGCC includes these proteins:
- the LOC123773265 gene encoding endoglucanase-like, with amino-acid sequence MGRPTDQPMDRPTDQPMGRPTDQPMGRPTDQPMGRPTDQPMGRPTDQPMDRPTDQPMGRPTDQPMGRPTDQPTGRPTDQPTGRPTDQPMGRPTDQPTGRPTDQPTGRPTDQPMGRPTDQPMGRPTDQPMGRPTPHAA